A genomic region of Pradoshia eiseniae contains the following coding sequences:
- the ylqF gene encoding ribosome biogenesis GTPase YlqF produces the protein MTIQWFPGHMAKARREVTEKLKLVDIIFELVDARLPQSSRNPMIDEIIQHKPRLVILNKADMADQYRTNEWLAYFADKGIKAVAVNAHQGTGLKSIMSGAQEVLKDKIDKMKARGIKPRAIRAMIVGIPNVGKSTLINRLAGKNIAKTGNMPGVTKAQQWIKVGKELELLDTPGILWPKFEDQEVGYKLAVTGAIKDTILNLHDIAIYGLHFLEEAYPSRLKERYDLEEIPEEIVEAFDRIGAKRGCLAGRGLVDYDKTAELIIRDIRTEKFGRLTFERPNESDDV, from the coding sequence ATGACAATACAATGGTTTCCCGGGCATATGGCGAAAGCCCGCCGTGAAGTGACCGAAAAATTAAAATTAGTAGATATAATCTTTGAGCTGGTTGATGCAAGACTGCCGCAATCCTCAAGAAATCCGATGATTGACGAAATCATTCAGCATAAGCCGCGCCTTGTGATTTTGAATAAGGCGGATATGGCTGATCAGTATAGAACGAATGAATGGCTCGCCTATTTCGCTGATAAGGGTATTAAGGCTGTCGCTGTCAATGCTCATCAGGGGACAGGCCTAAAGAGCATTATGTCAGGGGCGCAAGAGGTGCTCAAGGACAAAATCGATAAAATGAAAGCACGCGGCATCAAACCGCGCGCTATCCGTGCCATGATTGTTGGTATCCCGAATGTTGGGAAATCCACACTCATTAACCGTCTAGCAGGAAAGAATATCGCTAAGACGGGCAATATGCCGGGCGTAACGAAGGCCCAGCAATGGATTAAGGTAGGCAAGGAGCTGGAGCTTCTTGATACTCCAGGAATCCTTTGGCCGAAATTTGAAGATCAAGAGGTAGGGTATAAGCTGGCCGTTACCGGGGCTATTAAGGATACGATCTTAAACTTGCATGATATTGCGATATACGGGCTCCATTTCCTTGAGGAGGCATATCCGTCCCGTCTAAAGGAACGCTATGACCTAGAGGAGATTCCGGAAGAAATTGTGGAGGCCTTCGATCGGATTGGCGCTAAAAGAGGCTGCTTGGCTGGCCGCGGACTCGTGGATTATGATAAGACGGCAGAATTGATCATCCGGGATATTCGTACAGAGAAATTTGGAAGACTCACTTTTGAACGACCAAATGAATCGGATGATGTATAA
- a CDS encoding ribonuclease HII yields the protein MTIAEIKGKLSRIKSLEDPFVTECRSDSRKGIQLALQSLERAIEKERIQRGHFESICVYERDLRRKGYQFIAGVDEAGRGPLAGPVVAAAVILPEDFYLPGLNDSKQLSAQRREEYFQSIHEQAISVSTGIIHSKEIDEINIYEAAKKAMLKAISQLEISPDYCLIDAMEVPLPIEQLSLIKGDAKSASIAAASVIAKETRDRMMMEYAKQHPEYGFEKHMGYGTKSHLEAIERFGPTDWHRMTFAPLKAKQ from the coding sequence ATGACGATTGCAGAAATAAAGGGGAAGCTGAGCCGCATTAAGAGCCTTGAGGATCCATTCGTGACTGAATGCCGCAGCGACAGCCGCAAGGGTATTCAATTGGCCCTTCAAAGCCTAGAGAGGGCGATTGAGAAGGAAAGGATACAAAGAGGGCATTTTGAGTCAATCTGTGTCTATGAGAGGGATTTGAGGCGCAAGGGATACCAATTCATCGCCGGAGTAGATGAAGCCGGGCGTGGCCCGTTGGCAGGGCCAGTTGTGGCAGCTGCCGTTATCTTGCCTGAGGATTTCTATTTACCGGGCCTGAATGATTCAAAGCAGCTATCAGCTCAGCGCAGGGAGGAATATTTTCAATCCATTCATGAACAAGCGATTTCAGTTTCTACAGGCATCATTCATAGTAAGGAAATCGATGAGATTAATATATATGAAGCGGCCAAAAAGGCAATGCTTAAGGCCATCAGCCAATTGGAGATATCTCCTGATTATTGCTTAATCGACGCGATGGAGGTTCCGCTTCCTATTGAACAGCTATCCTTAATCAAGGGAGATGCGAAATCAGCATCCATTGCCGCTGCATCCGTCATTGCCAAGGAAACAAGGGATAGAATGATGATGGAGTATGCCAAACAACATCCTGAATATGGGTTTGAGAAGCATATGGGTTACGGTACCAAAAGCCATCTTGAGGCAATCGAAAGATTTGGACCGACAGATTGGCATCGCATGACATTTGCTCCGCTGAAGGCCAAGCAGTGA